The Micromonospora sp. Llam0 genome contains a region encoding:
- a CDS encoding Rieske 2Fe-2S domain-containing protein: protein MRALLMKIEQATGLDRIGDRLQQGVQRRIRDERVRDLLHGVWLGHPLHPVLIQVPMGAWLSAAVLDMLPGQRRAATTLVGVGTAAAIPAAVTGANDWASLSREQRRIGLVHAIANTVGIACYTGSLVARLRGRHQTGRTLGFLGLAAVGAGGFLGGHLAYKQAAGVNHAVPELHRISAGWHPIAEFANLPESGMISRQVDDVPVLVYRHGEDVTVLLAHCAHQNGPLDQGEVISADGHACVVCPWHGSAFRLTDGTVAHGPAATDQQVLRSRLVAGVVQAQLP from the coding sequence ATGCGGGCACTGTTGATGAAGATCGAGCAGGCGACCGGGCTGGACCGGATCGGCGACCGGCTGCAACAGGGCGTCCAGCGGCGGATCCGCGACGAACGGGTCCGCGACCTGCTGCACGGGGTGTGGCTGGGGCATCCGCTGCACCCGGTGCTGATCCAGGTGCCGATGGGTGCCTGGCTGAGCGCCGCCGTACTCGACATGCTGCCCGGCCAGCGACGGGCCGCCACCACCCTGGTCGGCGTCGGCACCGCCGCCGCGATCCCGGCGGCCGTCACCGGAGCGAACGACTGGGCGAGCCTGTCCCGCGAGCAGCGCCGGATCGGTCTGGTGCACGCGATCGCCAACACCGTCGGCATCGCCTGCTACACCGGTTCGCTGGTCGCCCGGCTACGCGGCCGCCACCAGACCGGCCGTACGCTCGGATTCCTCGGCCTCGCCGCGGTCGGTGCCGGCGGCTTCCTCGGCGGTCATCTCGCCTACAAGCAGGCGGCCGGGGTCAACCACGCGGTGCCCGAGCTGCACCGGATCTCCGCCGGCTGGCACCCGATCGCCGAGTTCGCCAACCTGCCCGAATCGGGCATGATCAGCCGGCAGGTGGACGACGTACCGGTGCTGGTCTATCGGCACGGCGAGGACGTCACGGTGCTGCTGGCCCACTGCGCCCACCAGAACGGACCCCTCGACCAGGGTGAGGTGATCAGCGCCGACGGCCACGCCTGCGTGGTCTGCCCGTGGCACGGCAGCGCGTTCCGGCTCACCGACGGCACCGTCGCCCACGGCCCGGCCGCCACCGATCAGCAGGTGCTGCGCAGCCGGTTGGTGGCCGGTGTCGTGCAGGCCCAACTGCCCTGA
- a CDS encoding PPOX class F420-dependent oxidoreductase, which produces MTVADEIARSRYVSLTTYRKDGTPVATPVWHVPHGTELWIVTEAGSGKVKRIRNNPRVRVQPCSFRGAVAPDAPSVTGTARLLDDDGTALARKLLARRYVMARAGNWLARLLRLRRPPMVGIIASF; this is translated from the coding sequence ATGACCGTGGCCGATGAGATTGCCCGTAGCCGGTACGTCAGCCTGACCACCTACCGCAAGGACGGCACCCCGGTGGCCACACCGGTCTGGCACGTACCGCACGGCACCGAACTCTGGATCGTGACCGAAGCGGGCTCGGGCAAGGTCAAGCGGATCCGGAACAACCCGCGCGTTCGGGTACAGCCGTGTTCCTTCCGCGGGGCGGTGGCACCGGACGCGCCGAGCGTGACGGGAACGGCCCGGTTGCTGGACGACGACGGGACGGCGCTGGCCCGCAAGCTGCTGGCTCGCCGGTACGTCATGGCACGGGCAGGGAACTGGCTCGCTCGCCTGCTCCGGCTACGCCGCCCCCCGATGGTCGGCATCATCGCGTCGTTCTGA
- a CDS encoding AAA family ATPase, whose product MARVLVTGMSGAGKTTVLDELHRRGLLTVDTDYDGWELPDGTWDEPRMGRLLARHRDLVVSGTVENQVRFYDRFHHVVLLSAPLEVLLQRVTRRTNPYGRTPEQQAEIAEYVRTVEPLLRRGATIELDGRRTISELADAVENLARRR is encoded by the coding sequence ATGGCGCGGGTACTGGTGACCGGCATGTCGGGTGCAGGGAAGACCACCGTCCTCGACGAGCTGCACCGGCGAGGTCTCCTCACCGTCGATACGGATTACGACGGCTGGGAGCTTCCCGACGGGACGTGGGATGAGCCCCGGATGGGTCGGTTGCTCGCCCGACATCGCGATCTGGTGGTGTCCGGGACGGTGGAGAACCAAGTCCGCTTCTACGACCGCTTTCACCATGTCGTCCTGCTCAGCGCACCGTTGGAGGTTCTTCTCCAGCGAGTGACCCGCCGGACGAACCCCTATGGAAGGACCCCCGAGCAGCAGGCGGAGATCGCCGAATACGTCCGGACCGTTGAGCCCCTTCTCAGACGCGGAGCCACCATCGAGCTTGACGGACGTCGGACGATCTCCGAGCTGGCCGACGCTGTAGAGAATCTGGCCAGGCGACGCTGA
- a CDS encoding uridine kinase, giving the protein MTTTRQRVLDGLAERILALRLEHPTRVGIDGPSAAGKTTLADDLATTLRGKTARPVLRVTIDHFKRHVDLRTHYPPGSPESYYFEMYDVDAIRDELLAPLGPGGNRRYRAQIMDFSGRTPIDSGIHVASDDAILVADGGFLQKPALSRHWDLRVYLHIEATDVLHRGTIRDQAWMDSAEAAAERYRTYYIPGEELYLAEIRPAEQADIVIDNRNFKAPRIMRDLPDQSR; this is encoded by the coding sequence ATGACCACGACACGGCAGCGGGTGCTCGACGGTTTGGCCGAGCGGATCCTTGCGTTGCGGCTGGAGCACCCGACGCGCGTGGGGATCGACGGCCCCTCCGCAGCTGGCAAGACGACCCTGGCCGACGACCTGGCCACCACCTTGAGAGGAAAGACGGCACGACCCGTGCTCCGGGTCACGATCGACCACTTCAAACGGCATGTCGACCTGCGTACGCACTATCCGCCCGGCTCACCGGAGAGCTACTACTTCGAGATGTACGACGTCGACGCCATCCGCGACGAGCTGCTGGCGCCGCTCGGTCCGGGCGGCAACCGCCGCTACCGCGCCCAGATCATGGACTTCAGCGGTCGTACGCCCATCGACTCCGGCATCCACGTGGCTTCGGACGACGCGATCCTCGTGGCGGACGGCGGGTTCCTACAGAAGCCGGCCCTGTCACGACACTGGGATCTACGCGTCTACCTTCATATCGAGGCGACAGACGTCCTGCACCGCGGCACGATCCGCGACCAGGCGTGGATGGACTCGGCTGAGGCGGCGGCTGAGCGGTACCGTACGTACTACATCCCGGGCGAAGAGCTTTACCTGGCCGAGATCCGCCCGGCCGAACAAGCCGACATCGTCATCGACAACCGCAACTTCAAAGCACCCCGCATCATGCGTGACCTCCCCGACCAAAGTCGTTAG
- a CDS encoding TetR/AcrR family transcriptional regulator: MTPAPSAYHQRVAQEKRALIVRAATELFLELGYDRASLARVAESAGVSKATLFKQFPTKAALFDAIVIDSWAENDVADVPPAGDLTAGLTVLGRRYATLLSQPEMTNLFRIVIAELPRFPELAKAQFSRGKLPYFESVRIYLMTERDAGTANITDLEMAATQFLGMISNYLLWPSLVLPDWTVTPARTTAVVDEAVRTMVARYGTDVDCPGR, translated from the coding sequence ATGACCCCAGCGCCGTCGGCCTACCACCAGCGCGTGGCGCAGGAGAAGCGTGCGCTCATCGTGCGGGCCGCTACCGAGCTTTTCCTCGAGTTGGGCTACGACCGGGCATCACTGGCGCGTGTCGCCGAGAGCGCCGGCGTGTCGAAAGCGACATTGTTCAAGCAGTTTCCGACCAAGGCGGCGTTGTTCGATGCCATCGTGATCGACTCGTGGGCCGAGAACGACGTCGCGGACGTGCCACCCGCCGGTGACCTGACGGCCGGCCTGACAGTGCTCGGCCGGCGCTACGCGACGCTGTTGAGCCAACCGGAGATGACGAACCTGTTCCGCATCGTCATCGCCGAACTGCCACGCTTTCCCGAACTGGCCAAGGCACAATTCTCACGCGGCAAACTGCCATACTTCGAGTCCGTCCGGATCTACCTCATGACCGAACGAGACGCGGGGACCGCGAACATCACCGATTTGGAGATGGCAGCCACGCAGTTCCTCGGGATGATCTCCAACTACCTGCTCTGGCCGAGTCTGGTGCTCCCCGACTGGACGGTGACCCCCGCCCGCACGACCGCGGTCGTTGACGAAGCCGTCCGCACCATGGTTGCACGGTACGGCACCGATGTTGACTGTCCAGGCCGGTGA
- a CDS encoding SDR family NAD(P)-dependent oxidoreductase, translated as MSRFANQTVLVTGGTGGQGASHVRALHAEGANVVIGDINAERGAGLAAELGGRARFVHLDVSQDESWAAAIAETEKVFGALTVLVNNAGVQNPPALIESTDQATWARILDINLTGTFLGIKTAAPALRRAGGGAIVNIASTMGVGGTAFYAPYVASKWAVRGLTQTAALELGRDNIRVNAIHPGVVATPFITEPAAGSQAPIADFYSPEPFAVPRLGQPADITALLLFLISPHAAFITGAEYVIDGGLLLGPALQKEAA; from the coding sequence ATGTCCCGCTTCGCCAATCAGACCGTGCTCGTGACCGGCGGCACCGGCGGGCAGGGAGCCAGCCACGTCCGCGCCCTGCACGCCGAAGGCGCCAACGTCGTCATCGGCGACATCAACGCCGAGCGAGGTGCCGGCCTCGCCGCCGAACTGGGAGGCCGGGCACGTTTCGTCCACCTCGACGTCTCCCAGGACGAGTCGTGGGCCGCCGCCATCGCGGAGACCGAGAAGGTCTTCGGCGCGCTCACCGTCCTGGTCAACAACGCCGGGGTGCAGAACCCGCCCGCCCTCATCGAGTCCACCGACCAGGCCACCTGGGCCCGCATCCTCGACATCAACCTCACCGGCACCTTCCTCGGCATCAAGACGGCCGCACCGGCACTGCGACGCGCGGGGGGAGGAGCCATCGTCAACATCGCCTCAACCATGGGCGTCGGCGGTACCGCCTTCTACGCGCCCTACGTCGCCAGCAAGTGGGCGGTCCGAGGCCTCACTCAGACCGCTGCCCTTGAGCTGGGCCGCGACAACATCCGCGTCAACGCCATCCACCCCGGCGTCGTCGCCACCCCGTTCATCACCGAGCCGGCCGCCGGTAGCCAGGCCCCGATCGCCGACTTCTACTCGCCCGAGCCGTTCGCTGTCCCGCGACTCGGGCAGCCCGCCGACATCACCGCGCTGCTGTTGTTCCTCATCTCGCCGCACGCGGCCTTCATCACCGGCGCCGAGTACGTCATCGACGGAGGGCTGCTCCTCGGCCCCGCCCTGCAGAAGGAAGCCGCATGA
- a CDS encoding nitroreductase/quinone reductase family protein encodes MNPADQHRERRAPGPLAHLPPEIRRAIEITPAAGTRERIVDITTIGRRTGRPRRIEIFFYRANGATYLCSGAGGGATSWYANLRTNPAFTFHLKNGIRADLPAHATTVTDSTERAAVLAAIVDDLNQPHDPGTIRPTRLQDWAASRLMRIDFD; translated from the coding sequence ATGAACCCCGCAGACCAACATCGTGAACGACGCGCGCCTGGCCCGCTGGCGCACCTGCCACCCGAGATCCGGCGCGCCATCGAGATCACGCCCGCGGCCGGAACCCGCGAACGAATCGTGGACATCACCACCATCGGGCGGCGTACCGGACGACCCCGCCGCATTGAGATCTTCTTCTACCGCGCCAACGGCGCAACCTACCTGTGCAGCGGAGCGGGCGGAGGCGCGACCAGCTGGTACGCGAATCTGCGAACGAACCCCGCTTTCACCTTCCACCTCAAGAACGGCATCAGAGCGGACCTGCCGGCACACGCGACCACCGTCACCGATTCCACGGAACGGGCCGCGGTGCTCGCGGCCATCGTCGACGACCTCAACCAGCCCCACGACCCCGGCACCATCAGGCCGACCCGACTGCAGGACTGGGCCGCCAGCAGGCTGATGCGAATCGACTTCGACTGA
- a CDS encoding maleylpyruvate isomerase family mycothiol-dependent enzyme — MEFEPEVLLNKIEAATEQLLATAASFNDADVREPSLLPGWSRGHVLTHVARNADGGTRMLTRARTGVQTSEYPSMATRAAQIEAGHHRSAKTLLADVHDSAARYAVAYRSMPARAWSRPLRWTSGKVRPAYRAADSRLTEVLVHHVDLRTSFRPESWPDGFVSTTMTTVISAFTTRKDVPALRLVATDAGTEHQLGAQDDALVVRGQQASLLAWLLGRSDGTEFGESLPALPFLY, encoded by the coding sequence ATGGAGTTCGAGCCGGAGGTCCTGCTCAACAAGATCGAGGCCGCTACGGAGCAGCTACTGGCAACTGCGGCGTCCTTCAACGATGCGGATGTCCGGGAGCCGTCGCTGCTGCCGGGATGGTCCCGAGGGCACGTCCTCACCCACGTCGCGCGTAACGCCGACGGCGGAACCCGAATGTTGACCCGGGCCCGAACTGGAGTTCAGACGTCGGAGTACCCAAGCATGGCGACGCGGGCTGCCCAGATCGAAGCAGGTCACCACCGCAGCGCCAAGACACTCCTGGCCGACGTTCATGACAGCGCAGCGCGGTACGCCGTCGCCTACCGGTCGATGCCGGCCCGGGCATGGAGCCGGCCCCTGCGCTGGACCTCGGGCAAAGTACGGCCGGCATACCGGGCCGCAGATTCCCGGCTCACCGAAGTCCTCGTCCACCACGTCGACCTGCGGACGTCATTCCGGCCCGAGAGTTGGCCCGACGGCTTCGTCAGCACCACCATGACCACCGTCATCTCCGCCTTCACCACACGCAAGGACGTACCCGCTCTACGCCTGGTCGCCACCGACGCGGGAACCGAACACCAGCTCGGCGCTCAGGACGACGCGCTCGTTGTTCGAGGTCAGCAGGCGTCCCTCCTTGCATGGCTACTCGGCAGGTCCGACGGAACCGAGTTCGGCGAATCGCTCCCGGCCCTGCCCTTCCTCTACTGA
- a CDS encoding class I SAM-dependent methyltransferase: protein MYDPTQFKGAARYYRHGRPPYSAQLGDALADELGLDGTGRLLDVGSGPGTVGLQLAALFEHVTLLDPDADMLAEARAYVAAEGLAAVDFVQAAAEDLPDLQLQRMRTVTFGQSFHRTDRLRVAEAVYDALEPGGAMVLIVHDPTRPAPQQLPDTPPIPHDEVDRLISAYLGPQRRSGARPVESYQAERFEQTLARTRFGRPRVSYAPGRSDVVRDVDGVVAGFLSMSFAAPHLFGSRLGEFIGELRVLLERASPTSGLFWDWPGDTEILIAERR, encoded by the coding sequence GTGTATGACCCGACCCAGTTCAAGGGCGCGGCTCGGTACTACCGGCATGGGCGGCCGCCCTACTCGGCTCAGCTGGGTGATGCGCTGGCAGACGAGCTGGGGCTCGACGGCACCGGCCGGTTGCTCGATGTCGGGAGCGGGCCCGGCACGGTGGGACTGCAACTCGCCGCGCTGTTCGAGCACGTGACGCTGCTGGATCCGGATGCGGACATGCTTGCCGAGGCCCGCGCCTACGTGGCGGCAGAGGGGTTGGCGGCGGTCGATTTTGTCCAGGCTGCTGCTGAAGATCTTCCAGACCTGCAGCTGCAGCGGATGCGAACGGTGACGTTCGGGCAGTCGTTTCATCGCACCGACCGCCTCCGTGTCGCCGAAGCCGTCTACGATGCGCTGGAACCGGGCGGCGCGATGGTGCTCATCGTTCACGACCCGACCAGGCCGGCCCCGCAGCAACTGCCGGACACGCCACCGATCCCGCATGACGAAGTCGATCGGCTCATTAGTGCCTACCTTGGGCCGCAGCGGCGCTCGGGTGCCCGACCAGTGGAGTCCTACCAGGCGGAGCGCTTTGAGCAGACGCTTGCCCGTACCCGATTCGGGAGGCCGCGCGTCAGCTACGCACCGGGACGGTCCGACGTCGTGCGTGATGTCGACGGCGTCGTCGCAGGCTTTCTGTCGATGTCATTCGCCGCGCCTCACCTGTTCGGGTCGAGGTTGGGCGAGTTCATCGGGGAGCTCCGCGTCCTGCTGGAGCGTGCGTCGCCGACGAGCGGTCTCTTCTGGGACTGGCCCGGTGACACGGAGATCCTCATCGCCGAACGACGGTGA
- a CDS encoding PIN domain-containing protein, which yields MSRGILDTSVLIATDVTPIPGELAISVASLADLQFGVLVAKTAEARALRLARLSAIQRRFDPLPVDDAIADSYARLAARVVETGRQPRARVMDLLIAATAHAHDAAVYTRNADDLAGLEDLITIHTI from the coding sequence GTGAGCCGTGGCATCCTCGACACCAGCGTCCTCATCGCCACAGATGTGACCCCGATCCCCGGCGAACTGGCCATCAGCGTCGCCAGCCTCGCCGACCTCCAGTTCGGTGTCCTGGTCGCGAAGACCGCCGAGGCCAGGGCGCTGCGGTTGGCGCGGTTGAGCGCCATTCAACGCCGGTTCGATCCGCTTCCCGTCGACGATGCGATCGCCGACAGCTACGCACGGCTGGCCGCACGTGTCGTCGAGACCGGCCGCCAGCCGCGAGCCAGGGTGATGGACCTGCTCATCGCGGCAACCGCACACGCCCATGACGCCGCCGTCTACACCCGCAACGCCGACGACCTCGCAGGGCTCGAAGACCTCATCACGATCCACACGATCTGA
- a CDS encoding type II toxin-antitoxin system Phd/YefM family antitoxin, with translation MREVGLREMRQNASDLVRRAQGGERVTITVAGRPAAVLGPVSPRTWREWDDLAGAFDQPTDPGWADDRDLLDDAVTDPWVER, from the coding sequence ATGCGTGAGGTCGGGCTACGGGAGATGCGGCAGAACGCCAGCGACCTGGTACGCCGGGCGCAGGGCGGCGAACGGGTGACGATCACCGTCGCCGGGCGGCCGGCAGCCGTACTCGGCCCGGTCAGCCCGCGCACCTGGCGCGAGTGGGACGACCTCGCGGGCGCGTTCGACCAGCCCACCGACCCAGGGTGGGCGGACGACCGGGACCTGCTCGACGACGCCGTCACCGATCCCTGGGTCGAGCGGTGA
- a CDS encoding helix-turn-helix domain-containing protein, producing MIGNLETFQDELAASGFPPLVNKLAGADFRGRVATRDLGPLRLVCLDTPVSACIGRERDASDGEHLAVKVMTRGQTRIEQGRGHAELGPADLVLLDPTRTLRFESTAATHVTILVPRRELRIRPAQIDRLIGVRIDGSRGPGALVSVLARESVRSATEFREAEALRSAAAVIELIGVALEARLGDEQPASDERLRDRIAGYIEARLADPDLSPPGIAAAHHISVRRLHKLFEDQPLTVAALIRRRRLERCRAELTGSGRTVTAVAARWGFSDPTHFSKLFKTTYGYNARALVTNNRARTTRTGTAGPEQDGGHQGRR from the coding sequence GTGATCGGCAACCTTGAGACGTTCCAGGACGAGCTGGCCGCCAGCGGGTTTCCGCCGCTGGTCAACAAGCTGGCCGGGGCCGACTTCCGGGGCCGGGTCGCCACCCGTGACCTCGGGCCGCTGCGGCTGGTCTGCCTCGACACGCCCGTGAGCGCCTGCATCGGGCGGGAGCGCGACGCCTCCGACGGCGAGCACCTGGCGGTCAAGGTGATGACCCGAGGCCAGACGCGGATCGAGCAGGGGCGCGGCCACGCCGAGCTCGGGCCGGCGGACCTGGTGCTGCTCGATCCCACGCGTACGCTGCGGTTCGAGAGCACCGCCGCGACGCACGTCACCATCCTGGTTCCGCGCCGGGAGCTTCGGATTCGGCCCGCGCAGATCGACCGGCTCATCGGCGTACGCATCGACGGCAGTCGCGGTCCGGGTGCTCTCGTCTCCGTGTTGGCTCGCGAATCCGTACGGTCGGCGACCGAGTTCCGCGAGGCGGAGGCGCTGCGGTCGGCGGCGGCCGTCATCGAGCTGATCGGGGTCGCGTTGGAGGCCCGGCTGGGCGACGAACAACCGGCCTCGGACGAGCGGCTGCGGGACCGGATCGCCGGCTACATCGAGGCCCGGCTGGCCGATCCCGATCTGTCCCCGCCCGGCATCGCCGCCGCCCACCACATCTCCGTACGCCGGCTGCACAAGCTGTTCGAGGACCAGCCGCTCACTGTCGCGGCCCTGATCCGTCGTCGCCGCCTGGAGCGCTGCCGGGCCGAGCTGACCGGGAGCGGACGTACGGTCACCGCGGTGGCCGCCCGGTGGGGATTCTCCGATCCCACCCATTTCAGCAAGCTTTTCAAGACGACGTACGGTTACAACGCCCGCGCACTGGTAACCAACAACCGTGCACGCACGACCAGGACGGGCACGGCCGGCCCGGAACAGGATGGTGGTCACCAAGGCAGGCGATAG
- a CDS encoding cupin domain-containing protein: MAKVNIVRPGEGEILGSGAQQIRILENGEHTDHRLGFAEVTIAPGTPSPLQHRHAQHDEGFYVLAGTFRFTVGEDQYDAGPGTWVIVPTGAPHTFANVGDENAVMLNTFTPDLYVQYFRDFKAMIDSGQPVNAETMKPLWKNYATEISDEYAS; encoded by the coding sequence GTGGCGAAGGTAAACATCGTCCGTCCCGGCGAGGGCGAGATCCTCGGCAGCGGGGCACAGCAGATCCGCATCCTGGAGAACGGCGAGCACACCGACCACCGGCTGGGGTTCGCCGAGGTCACCATTGCGCCGGGCACCCCGAGCCCGTTGCAGCACCGCCACGCCCAGCACGACGAGGGCTTCTATGTGCTGGCGGGAACGTTCCGGTTCACCGTCGGCGAGGACCAGTACGACGCCGGACCGGGCACCTGGGTCATCGTGCCGACCGGAGCGCCGCACACGTTCGCCAACGTCGGCGACGAGAACGCGGTCATGCTGAACACGTTCACGCCGGATCTGTACGTGCAGTACTTCCGCGACTTCAAGGCCATGATCGATTCCGGGCAGCCGGTCAACGCCGAGACCATGAAACCGCTGTGGAAGAACTACGCCACCGAGATCTCGGACGAATACGCCTCGTGA